Within Azoarcus sp. DD4, the genomic segment GTACGCACGCCGGCCCTGCGCAGCCCCTTGAGCAGGCGTTCGGCGCCCGGATTGAGCTGCAGGCGTTGCGCATAGACCGATTCCAGTGCCTGTTCCGGCAGGCCGGCGAGCAGCGCGACCCGCCGCGTGAGCGATTCGCGGAAGTCGATTTCGCCGCGCATCGCCGCTTCGGTGATGGCGGCGACCTCGGTTTTCAGGCCCTGCATGTCGGCGATCTCGTCGATACACTCGATGTTGATCAGCGTCGAATCCATGTCGGTCACGAAGAGACCGAAGTCGGCGAGCCGGCGGCCGTCTTCCACCCAGGCCCAGTCCATGGCTGCCGCGTTGCAGTGTTCCGCGATGCCGTCCGCCGCTTGCGCCGCGACCAGGCGGAAAGCCTGCGGCGTGATCTGTTCGATCGCGCGCGCGGCCGTCAGTTTGGCGAGCGACTTGAGGGCGACGCTGTCGACATCTTCGCCCTGGACGACAAGGTTCATGCGCGCTCCCGCCGGGCGAGCGCTTCTTTCAG encodes:
- the serB gene encoding phosphoserine phosphatase SerB codes for the protein MNLVVQGEDVDSVALKSLAKLTAARAIEQITPQAFRLVAAQAADGIAEHCNAAAMDWAWVEDGRRLADFGLFVTDMDSTLINIECIDEIADMQGLKTEVAAITEAAMRGEIDFRESLTRRVALLAGLPEQALESVYAQRLQLNPGAERLLKGLRRAGVRTVLVSGGFTYFTSRLQERLGFDHAYANVLEVENGRLTGRVVGDIVDGAAKAAHLLRLRDELGLSPAQVIAAGDGANDIPMLSAAGFGVAYRAKPVLRKVACCCLDHVGLDGILNLFG